In the Ranitomeya imitator isolate aRanImi1 chromosome 2, aRanImi1.pri, whole genome shotgun sequence genome, gagattatagattattgtgatcacgtctgtagatataaatatggagattgtagattattgtgatcacatctgtagatataaatatggagattatagattattgtgatcacgtctgtagatataaatgtGGAGATTacagattattgtgatcacgtctgtagatataaatatggagattgtagattattgtgatcacgtctgtagatataaatatggagattatagattactgtgatcacgtctgtagatataaatatggagattatagattattgtgatcacgtctgtagatataaatatggagattatagattattgtgatcacgtctgtagatataaatatggagattatagattattgtgatcacgtctgtagatataaatatggagattatagattattgtgatcacgtctgtagatataaatatggagattatagattattgtgatcacgtctgtagatataaatatggagattgtagattattgtgatcacatctgtagatataaatatagagattatagattattgtgatcacgtctgtagatacaaatgtggagattatagattattgtgatcacgtctgtagatataaatatggagattgtagattattgtgatcacatctgtagatataaatatagagattatagattattgtgatcacgtctgtagatataaatatagagattatagattattgtgatcacgtctgtagatataaatatagagattgtagattattgtgatcacatctgtagatataaatatggagattgtagattattgtgatcacgtctgtagatataaatatggagattgtagattattgtgatcacatctgtagatataaatatagagattatagattattgtgatcacgtctgtagatataaatgtggagattatagattattgtgatcacatctgtagatataaatatggagattatagattattgtgatcacgtctgtagatataaatatggagattatagattattgtgatcacgtctgtagatataaatatagagattgtagattattgtgatcacatctgtagatataaatatggagattgtagattattgtgatcacatctgtagatataaatatggagattatagattattgtgatcacgtctgtagatataaatgtggagattatagattattgtgatcacgtctgtagatataaatgtggagattatagattattgtgatcacgtctatagatataaatatggagattatagattattgtgatcacgtctgtagatataaatatggagattatagattattgtgatcacgtctgtagatataaatatggagattatagattattgtgatcacgtctgtagatataaatatggagattgtagattattgtgatcacgtctgtagatataaatatggagattgtagattattgtgatcacgtctgtagatataaatatggagattatagattattgtgatcacgtctgtagatataaatatggagattatagattattgtgatcacgtctgtagatataaatatggagattatagattattgtgatcacgtctgtagatataaatatggagattgtagattattgtgatcacgtctgtagatataaatatagagattatagattattgtgatcacgtctatagatataaatatggagattatagattattgtgatcacgtctatagatataaatatggagattatagattattgtgatcacgtctatagatataaatatggagattatagattattgtgatcacatctatagatataaatatggagattagagattattgtgatcacgtctgtagatataaatatggagattatagattattgtgatcacgtctgtagatgtaaatatggagattatagattattgtgatcacgtctgtagatgtaaatatggagattatagattattgtgatcacgtctatagatataaatatggagattatagattattgtgatcacgtctgtagatataaatatggagattgtagattattgtgatcacgtctgtagatataaatatggagattgtagattattgtgatcacgtctgtagatataaatatggagattatagattattgtgatcacgtctgtagatataaatatggagattatagattattgtgatcacgtctatagatataaatatggagattagagattattgtgatcacgtctgtagatataaatatggagattgTACATTATTGTGATCACatctgtagatataaatatggagattatagattattgtgatcacgtctgtagatataaatatggagattatagattattgtgatcacatctgtagatataaatatggagattatagattattgtgatcacgtctgtagatataaatatggagattatagattattgtgatcacgtctatagatataaatatggagattatagattattgtgatcacgtctatagatataaatatggagattatagattattgtgatcacgtctgtagatataaatatggagattatagTTTATTGTGATCACatctgtagatataaatatggagattatagattattgtgatcacatctgtagatataaatatggagattatagattattgtgatcacgtctgtagatataaatatggagattatagattattgtgatcacgtctatagatataaatatggagattatagattattgtgatcacgtctatagatataaatatggagattatagattattgtgatcacgtctgtagatataaatatggagattatagattattgtgatcacatctgtagatataaatatggagattatagattattgtgatcacgtctgtagatataaatatggagattatagattattgtgatcacgtctatagatataaatatggagattatagattattgtgatcacgtctatagatataaatatggagattatagattattgtgatcacgtctgtagatataaatatggagattatagattattgtgatcacatctgtagatataaatatggagattatagattattgtgatcacgtctgtagatataaatatggagattatagattattgtgatcacgtctatagatataaatatggagattatagattattgtgatcacgtctatAGATATAAATATgggagattatagattattgtgatcacgtctgtagatataaatatggagattatagattattgtgatcacatctgtagatataaatatggagattatagattattgtgatcacgtctgtagatataaatatggagattatagattattgtgatcacgtctatagatataaatatggagattatagattattgtgatcacgtctatagatataaatatggagattatagattattgtgatcacgtctgtagatataaatatggagattatagTTTATTGTGATCACatctgtagatataaatatggagattatagattattgtgatcacgtctgtagatataaatatggagattgtagattattgtgatcacgtctgtagatataaatatggagattatagattactctgatcacgtctgtagatataaatatgggAGATTATTGATTActgtgatcacgtctgtagatataaatatgggagattatagattattgtgatcacgtctgtagatataaatatagagattatagattattgtgatcacgtctgtagatataaatatggagattatagattattgtgatcacatctgtagatataaatatagagattatagattattgtgatcacgtctgtagatataaatatggagattgtagattattgtgatcacgtctgcagatataaatatggagattgtagattattgtgatcacgtctgtagatagAAATATGGAGAttgtagattattgtgatcacgtctgtagatataaatatggagattatagattattgtgatcacgtctgtagatagAAATATGGAGAttgtagattattgtgatcacgtctgtagatagAAATATGGAGAtgatagattattgtgatcacgtctgtagatataaatagattatagattattgtgatcacgtctatagatataaatatggagattatagattattgtgatcacgtctgtagatataaatgtggagattatagattattgtgatcacgtctgtagatataaatgtggagattatagattattgtgatcacgtctgtagatataaatgtggagattatagattattgtgatcacgtctgtagatataaatatgggagattatagattattgtgatcacgtctgtagatataaatgtggagattatagattattgtgatcacgtctgtagatagaaatatggagattatagattattgtgatcacgtctgtagatataaatatagagattatagattattgtgatcacgtctgtagatataaatgtggagattatagattattgtgatcacgtctgtagatagaaatatggagattatagattattgtgatcacgtctgtagatataaatatggagattatagattattgtgatcacgtctgtagatttaaatatggagattatagattattgtgatcacgtctgtagatataaatatagagattatagattactgtgatcacgtctgtagatataaatatgggagattatagattattgtgatcacgtctgtagatataaatatggagattatagattattgtgatcacgtctatagatataaatatggagattatagattattgtgatcacgtctatagatataaatatggagattatagattattgtgatcacgtctgtagatataaatatgggagattatagattattgttatcacgtctgtagatataaatgtggagattatagattattgtgatcacgtctgtagatataaatgtggagattatagattattgtgatcacgtctgtagatataaatgtGGAGATTATatattattgtgatcacgtctgtagatataaatgtggagattatagattattgtgatcacgtctgtagatataaatgtggagattatagattattgtgatcacgtctgtagatataaatgtGGAGATTATatattattgtgatcacgtctgtagatataaatgtggagattatagattattgtgatcacgtctgtagatataaatagattatagattattgtgatcacgtctgtagatataaatagattatagattattgtgatcacgtctgtagatataaatgtGGAGATTATatattattgtgatcacgtctgtagatataaatatggagattatagattattgtgatcacgtctgtagatataaatatggagattatagattattgtgatcacgtctgtagatataaatgtGGAGATTATatattattgtgatcacgtctgtagatataaatatggagattatagattattgtgatcacgtctgtagatatatagatatggagattatagattattgtgatcacatctgtagatataaatatggagattatagattattgtgatcacatCTGTAGATATAAGTGTGGAGATTGTAGATTATTTGTCCCTCATCTCACGCGACcctccccaatgaacctatccattacagtgcgtGGCtggccactctccccagtcccacaagctcgcttcctcttgggtaatccttgacgccgatctctccttcaaaccacatatccaagcccttttcacttcctgccaccttcaactaaaaaatatttcatgaatccgttcattcctcaaccaagaatctgcaaaaaccctagtccatgccctcatcatctatcgccttgactactgtaacctcctactctctggactcccctctaacactctcgcacctctccaatctattctaaactctgctgcccgactaatctacctgtccccccgctattccccggcctctctcctctgtcaatcccttcactggctccccattacccagagactccagtacaaaaccctaaccatgacgtacaaagccatccgcaacctgtctcctccatacatcagtgacctcgtctcccggtactttcctgcacacaacctccgatcctcacaagatctccttctctactcccctcttatctcctcttcccacaatcgcatacaagatttctctcgcacatcacccctactctggaaccctctaccacaacacatcagactctcacctaccatcgaaaccttcaaaaagaacctgaagacccacctcttccgacaagcctacaacctgcagtaaccaccgatcgaccaaaccgctgtacgaccagctctatcctcacctactgtatcctcacccatcccttgtagattgtgagccctcacgggcagggtcctctctcctcctgtatcctcacccatcccttgtagattgtgagccctcgcgggcagggttctctctcctcctgtaccctcacccatcccttgtagattgtgagccctcgcgggcagggtcctctcctcctgtattctcacccatcccttgtagattgtgagccctcgcgggcagggttctctctcctcctgcatcctcacccatctcttgtagattgtgagccctcacgggcagggtcctctctcctcctgtatcctcccccatcccttgtagattgtgagccctcgcgggcagggtcctctctcctcctgtatcctcacccatcccttgtagattgtgagccctcacgggcagggtcctctctcctcctgtatcctcacccatcccttgtagattgtgagcactcgcaggcagggtcctctctcctcctgtattctcacccatcccttgtagattgtgagccctcgcgggcagggtcctctttcctcctccaCCAGTTATGacctgtattgttcaagattattgtacttgtttttattatgtactagattgtggcccgattctaacgcatcgggtattctagaatatgcatgtccccgtagtatacggacaatgatgattccagaattcgcggcagactgtgcccgtcgctgattggtcgaggcaaccattatgacatctatgtcgatactgtgctcgttgctgattggtcgaggcctggcggcctcgaccaatcagagacgcgggatttccaggacagacagacagacggaaaaacccttagacaattatatatatagatacccctcctcacatgtaaagcgccatggaataaatggcgatatagcaataaataataataatataaatatggagattatagattattgtgatcacttCTGTAGATGTAAATGTGGGGGAGATTATTTTGTATACAATCCTTATAATTGTGAGACAATTTGATACTTTTTCTGTGACACCTGCTGAGGGATGAATCTGATCTGTCCATGTCGGTGGGGCTCCAGCATGTTTCCTTCTTATTTATTTCCTGCTGTTCCTTTTCTCGCTCTTCTCCATCTCTGCatctttctgtcttttttttcctttgtCTCTGGATCGTTGTGCCTCTACTTTTCTCTGTCTCTTCTTCGTCTCTGGATCTTTCAGTTTCTTTTCTGCTTCGTCTCTGGATCCTTTTGTCTCTTTTCTCCGTCGTCTcgggatccttctgtctcttctcttctTCCCTGAATCCTTCTGTCTCTTTTCTCCTTTATCtctggatccttctgtctcttcttttcttcatttctggatccttctgtctcttctttTCTTCGTTtctggatccttctgtctcttctttTCTTCGTTtctggatccttctgtctcttctcttctccgtctctggatccttctgtctcttctcttctccgtctctggattcttctgtctcttctcttctccatctctggatccttatgtctcttctcttctccatctCCGTCTCCTTCTGTCTCTACTCTTCTCCATCtctggatccttctgtctcttctcttctccGTCTCTGGATTCTTCTGTCTCTTTTCCGTCTCCTTCTGTTtcttctcttctccatctctggATTCTTCTGTTTCTTCTCTTCTCCGTCtctggatccttctgtctcttctcttctccatctctgaatccttctgtctcttctcttctccatctctggattcttttgtctcttctcttctccatctctggatccttctgtctcttctcttctccatctctggatccttctgtctcttctcttctccatctctggatccttctgtctcttctcttctccatctctggatccttctgtctcttctccgTCTCCTTCTGTCTCTTCTGTTCTCCATCtctggatccttctgtctcttctctgtctccttctGTCTCTCCTCTTCACCTCTTGATCCTTATGTCTCTTATCCGTTTCTGGATTCTTCTGTCTCTTCTTTCCTTCCCCTCCGGATCCTTCTCTCTCTTCTCCGTCtctggatccttctgtctcttctcttctccatctctggatccttctgtctcttctcttctccatctctggattcttctgtctcttctcttctccatctctggattcttctgtctcttctcttctccgtctctggattcttctgtctcttctccatctccttctgtctcttctcttctccatctctggattcttctgtctcttctcttctccGTCTCTGGATTCTTCTGTCTCTTTTCCGTCTCCTTCTGTTtcttctcttctccatctctggattcttctgtctcttctcttctccatctctggatccttctgtctcttctcttctccatctctggattcttttgtctcttctcttctccatctctggatccttctgtctcttctcttctccatctctggatccttctgtctcttctcttctccatctctggatccttctgtctcttctccgTCTCCTTCTGTCTCTTCTGTTCTCCATCtctggatccttctgtctcttctctgtctccttctGTCTCTCCTCTTCACCTCTTGATCCTTATGTCTCTTATCCGTTtctggatccttctgtctcttctttCCTTCCCCTCCGGATCCTTCTCTCTCTTCTCCGTCTCTGGATCCTTCTGTCTTTTCTCTTCTCCATCTCTGGATTCTTCTGTCTCTTTTCTTCTCCATCTCTGGATtcttctgtctcttctcttctccatctctggattcttctgtctcttttcttctccatctctggattcttctgtctcttctccgtctccttctgtctcttctcttctccatctctggatccttctgtctcttctcttctccGTCTCTGGATTCTTCTGTCTCTTCTCCGTCTCCTTCTGTCTCTTCTATTCTCCATCTCTGGATtcttctgtctcttctcttctccgtctctggattcttctgtctcttctccgtctccttctgtctcttctcttctccatctctggattcttctgtctcttctcttctccatctctggatccttctgtctcttctccgtctccttctgtctcttctcttctccgtctctggatccttctgtctcttctcttctccatgtctggatccttctgtctcttctcttctccgtctctggattcttctgtctcttctcttctccgtctctggatccttctgtctcttctcttctccgtctctggatccttctgtctcttctcttctccatctctggatccttctgtctcttctcttctccgtctctggattcttctgtctcttctccgtctccttctgtctcttctcttctccatctctggATTCTTCTGTCTCTTCTCCGTCTCTGGATTCTTCTGTCTCTTTTCCGTCTCCTTCTGTTtcttctcttctccatctctggattcttctgtctcttctcttctccatctctggatccttctgtctcttctcttctccatctctggatccttctgtctcttctcttctccatctctggatctttctgtctcttctcttctccatctctggattcttctgtctcttctccatctctggatccttctgtctcttctcttctccatctctggatccttctgtctcttctcttctccatctTTGGATTATTTTgtctcttctcttctccatctctggatccttctgtctcttctcttctccatctctggatccttctgtctcttctcttctccatctctggattcttttgtctcttctcttctccatctctggatccttctgtctcttctcttctccatctctggatccttctgtctcttctcttctctatctctggatccttctgtctcttctcttctccatctctggattcttctgtctcttctcttctccatctctgtattcttctgtctcttctcttctccgtctctggattcttctgtctcttctccgtctccttctgtctcttcatttctccatctctggattcttctgtctcttctcttctccatctctggattcttctgtctcttctccgtctccttctgtctcttctcttctccatctctggATTCTTCTGTCTCTTCTCCGTCTCTGGATTCTTCTGTCTCTTTTCCGTCTCCTTCTGTTtcttctcttctccatctctggATTCTTCTGTCTCTTCTCTTCGCCATCTCTGGATCCTTCTGCCtcttctcttctccatctctggatccttctgtctcttctcttctccatctctggatccttctgtctcttctcttctccatctctggattcttctgtctcttctcttctccatctctggatccttctgcctcttcttttcTCCATCtctggatccttctgtctcttctcttctccatctctggatccttctgtctcttctcttctccatctctggatccttctgtctcttctcttctccatctTTGGATTCTTTTgtctcttctcttc is a window encoding:
- the LOC138666892 gene encoding uncharacterized protein; protein product: MEKRRDRRIQRRRREETEESRDGEEKKQKETEKRQKNPETEKRRDRRIQRWRRVETEGDGDGEEKRHKDPEMEKRRDRRIQRRRREETEGSRDGEEKRQKDPETKKRRDRRIQKRRKEETEGSRNEEKKRQKDPEIKEKRDRRIQGRREETEGSRDDGEKRQKDPETKQKRN